Proteins from one Nitrospirae bacterium YQR-1 genomic window:
- a CDS encoding 3D domain-containing protein, which produces MQMRLSCFSMSAGMLAIILFLVGMHHFDTVSVLTQKNVQLSRKINTLETSFLTDLEKGEFEVTAYDVSLRSTGKWSRFRLTKSGTTPHKYRTVAVDPAIIPIGSLVYIEGIGWRIAEDTGSKIKGKMIDVFFDTTEEAMDFGRQTLRVYYYNSNSNSKV; this is translated from the coding sequence ATGCAAATGCGACTAAGCTGTTTTTCGATGTCTGCGGGGATGTTGGCAATAATTCTGTTTCTGGTTGGCATGCACCACTTTGATACGGTGTCGGTTTTAACACAAAAAAATGTGCAATTATCGAGAAAAATAAACACGTTGGAAACATCTTTTCTTACAGATTTAGAAAAAGGCGAGTTTGAGGTAACCGCCTATGATGTATCTTTAAGGAGCACAGGTAAGTGGAGCCGCTTTCGCCTGACAAAAAGCGGCACAACACCACATAAGTACAGAACCGTGGCGGTTGACCCTGCGATAATCCCGATTGGTTCTCTTGTGTATATAGAGGGAATCGGCTGGCGGATAGCCGAGGACACCGGCAGCAAGATTAAGGGTAAAATGATAGACGTGTTTTTTGATACAACTGAGGAGGCCATGGACTTCGGAAGGCAAACTCTCAGGGTGTATTACTATAATTCCAATTCTAATTCAAAAGTATAA
- a CDS encoding TetR/AcrR family transcriptional regulator: MKKPTTKEKILQAATELFSYKGYTSATTREVAKEAGVCELTVFRYFLTKEKLFTEILESYLKPPYAEEMYKQTDGLSKREIISGLWSRLFKHFQSSKKIQTIVLSQSYKNKEVAQMSKCYFTDIETLLTDCIKKTGILEHTEAVNFAAATLHGAYAFFVLEEIIKGRSVDDTEIKQNGKLFADIINV, encoded by the coding sequence ATGAAAAAACCCACAACAAAGGAAAAAATACTACAGGCTGCCACAGAGTTATTTTCGTATAAGGGCTATACCTCTGCGACAACCCGTGAGGTTGCTAAAGAAGCAGGTGTTTGCGAACTAACCGTCTTCAGATATTTTTTAACAAAAGAGAAGCTTTTTACAGAAATACTGGAGAGTTATCTAAAACCGCCATATGCAGAGGAAATGTACAAACAGACTGATGGTTTGTCTAAAAGGGAAATAATTTCAGGACTTTGGAGCAGACTATTTAAGCATTTTCAGAGCAGTAAAAAAATACAAACCATTGTGCTCTCGCAGTCTTATAAAAACAAGGAGGTTGCACAGATGAGCAAATGTTATTTTACCGATATAGAAACACTATTAACAGACTGTATAAAAAAAACCGGTATTTTGGAACACACAGAAGCTGTCAACTTTGCAGCTGCCACCCTACATGGGGCATATGCTTTTTTTGTTTTAGAGGAAATTATAAAAGGACGGAGTGTTGATGATACTGAGATCAAACAGAATGGAAAATTATTTGCCGACATTATTAATGTTTAA
- the pyrE gene encoding orotate phosphoribosyltransferase: MIDLIESMTARLLWETKAVRVSLDSPFKLTSGNYSPIYVNCRALISDAPAMDIISAFCHWIHVENALEADLIAGGETAGIPFAAYIAHRLAKPMVYVRKSPKQHGMGSVVEGTVRIGQSVLLIEDLITDGGSKEKFVSGLRENGLIVNHCLVIFDREQGGADFLNSMGVSLHHLCTMSAAIQSWVKMDLVKDSEKDEILFYINNPKGWHEKRGFHFIEDITS; encoded by the coding sequence ATGATAGATTTAATAGAAAGCATGACGGCAAGGCTCTTGTGGGAGACGAAGGCTGTGCGGGTATCGCTGGATAGCCCATTTAAACTTACCTCCGGCAACTACAGCCCTATATACGTAAATTGCAGGGCTTTGATCTCTGATGCGCCTGCTATGGACATCATATCGGCATTTTGCCACTGGATACACGTTGAAAATGCACTGGAGGCTGATTTAATAGCAGGCGGGGAAACTGCAGGAATTCCATTTGCCGCTTACATTGCCCATCGACTTGCCAAGCCGATGGTGTATGTTAGAAAGAGCCCAAAGCAGCATGGTATGGGAAGCGTGGTTGAGGGGACGGTGAGGATAGGGCAGAGTGTGCTTTTAATTGAAGACCTTATAACTGACGGCGGCAGTAAAGAGAAATTTGTATCCGGTTTAAGGGAAAACGGCCTTATCGTCAACCACTGTCTTGTTATTTTTGACAGAGAACAGGGCGGGGCCGATTTTTTAAACTCCATGGGGGTGTCTTTGCACCATCTGTGCACTATGTCGGCGGCAATCCAAAGCTGGGTTAAGATGGACCTTGTTAAAGATTCTGAAAAGGATGAGATACTGTTTTATATAAACAACCCTAAAGGCTGGCACGAAAAAAGGGGTTTTCATTTTATAGAAGATATTACCTCCTGA